A region from the Acanthopagrus latus isolate v.2019 chromosome 8, fAcaLat1.1, whole genome shotgun sequence genome encodes:
- the rps27l gene encoding 40S ribosomal protein S27-like produces MPLAKDLLHPTIDHERRQHKKKRLVQSPNSYFMDVKCPGCYKITTMFSHAQTVVLCVGCSTVLCQPKGGKARLTEGCSFRRKQH; encoded by the exons CTGGCTAAAGACCTCCTCCACCCGACTATTGACCATGAGAGAAGACAACATAAGAAGAAACGACTTGTCCAGTCTCCTAACTCTTACTTTATGGATGTGAAGTGCCCAG GTTGCTACAAGATCACCACCATGTTCAGCCATGCTCAGACTGTGGTGCTCTGTGTAGGATGCTCAACAGTGTTGTGCCAGCCAAAAGGAGGAAAGGCCAGACTCACAGAGG gcTGTTCTTTCAGGAGgaagcaacattaa
- the dnaja gene encoding dnaJ homolog subfamily A member 4: MVHETGYYDLLGVSPKATQDELKKAYRKLALKYHPDKNPSGGEKFKHISQAYEVLSDPKKRDLYDQGGEQAIKEGGMGGGSSPMDIFNMFFGGGGRMQRERRGKNVIHQLSVTLEEMYNGSTRKLGLQKNVICEKCDGYGGKKGTLEKCSTCKGKGVQIRVQQIGPGMIQQIQSMCSDCQGQGEKFNSKDRCKNCNGHKVERKKKIIEVNIDKGMKDGQRITFQGEGDQEPGLEPGDVIIVLDQKDHDVFQRQDNHLVMKLQIKLVEALCGFKKTIRTLDNRTLIIGTQPGEVIKHGDVKCVQNEGMPLYRDPYEKGELFIHFEVEFPDNHFLPEHLMYQLERLLPPREDLMITDDMEEVELSVVDVQSQQRSRSREAYEVDGDDDEGPRGGVQCQTQ, encoded by the exons ATGGTCCACGAAACGGGTTACTACGACCTCCTTGGTGTCAGCCCCAAAGCCACGCAGGACGAGCTGAAAAAAGCCTACAGAAAGCTGGCGTTGAAATATCATCCCGACAAGAACCCCAGTGGAGGAGAAAAG TTCAAGCACATCTCTCAAGCATATGAGGTGCTGTCAGATCCAAAGAAAAGGGACCTATATGACCAAGGCGGAGAACAAGCAATCAAAGAAGGAGGAATGGGTGGAGGATCTTCGCCGATGGACATCTTCAACATGTTCTTTGGAGGTGGTGGAaggatgcagagggagagaagag GCAAGAATGTTATCCACCAGCTCAGTGTCACACTGGAGGAGATGTACAATGGCAGCACCAGGAAGCTTGGACTTCAGAAGAATGtcatttgtgaaaaatgtgacg GTTATGGTGGTAAGAAAGGTACCCTCGAGAAGTGCTCAACATGCAAAGGTAAAGGAGTACAAATCAGAGTGCAACAGATCGGACCAGGCATGATCCAGCAGATCCAAAGCATGTGTTCAGACTGCCAGGGACAGGGCGAGAAATTTAACTCAAAGGACCGCTGCAAGAACTGCAATGGACACAAAGTAGAACGGAAGAAGAAAATTATTGAAGTCAACATCGACAAag GTATGAAAGATGGTCAGAGAATTACATTCCAAGGAGAAGGTGACCAGGAACCAGGACTAGAGCCTGGGGATGTAATTATTGTGCTGGATCAGAAGGACCACGATGTTTTCCAGAGGCAAGACAATCATTTGGTGATGAAGCTGCAAATCAAACTGGTCGAGGCCCTGTGTGGTTTCAAGAAGACCATTCGCACATTGGACAACAGAACGCTCATCATCGGCACACAGCCAG GTGAGGTAATAAAGCACGGCGACGTCAAATGTGTTCAGAATGAGGGCATGCCACTGTACAGGGATCCGTATGAGAAGGGAGagcttttcattcatttcgAG GTGGAATTCCCAGATAATCACTTTCTCCCGGAGCACCTCATGTACCAGCTGGAACGACTGCTTCCTCCCAGGGAGGACTTGATGATCACAGATGacatggaggaggtggagctcagCGTGGTGGATGTGCAGTCACAACAGAGGAGCCGCAGCAGAGAAGCGTATGAGGTAGACGGCGATGATGACGAGGGTCCCAGAGGCGGAGTGCAGTGTCAGACACAGTGA